Below is a genomic region from Streptomyces sp. RPA4-2.
TCTACCGATTGACGGCAGAAGGTAAGGAACACTTCGAGGAGCTGCTCTCGCAGACGGGTCCCGACGCGTACGAGGACGAACACTTCGCCGCTCGTTTCGCCTTCTTCGGGCAGACGTCACGCGACGTACGCATGCGCGTACTGGAGGGCCGCCGCAGCCGGCTCGAGGAGCGCCTGGAGAAGATGCGCGCCTCTCTGGCACGCACCCGGGAGCGCCTCGACGACTACACCCTTGAGCTCCAGCGCCACGGAATGGAGTCCGTGGAGCGCGAAGTGCGCTGGCTGAACGAGCTCATCGAAAGCGAGCGGGCGGGACGGGACGTCAAGGGTTCCGCCACCGAAGACACCTCCCGAGGTGCCTCCGACGGTCCCGCTCCGCAGCACAGCACATCTGGAGAGACGGGCGGCCTGCCCCGGCACCGGGATGACTCCCGACCGGATCCGTCCGACGACACCACCACGTGAGGTCCAGTCGGGGCTTCACCTCGTACACACAGGGAGCAACCGGAATGGGTTCGGTTCGCGTAGCCATCGTCGGCGTGGGCAACTGCGCCGCCTCGCTGGTTCAGGGCGTCGAGTACTACAAGGACGCCGACCCGGCGACCAAGGTCCCCGGCCTGATGCACGTCAAGTTCGGCGACTACCACGTCGGTGACGTCGAGTTCGTCGCCGCGTTCGACGTCGACGCGAAGAAGGTCGGCCTCGACCTCTCCGACGCCATCGGTGCCAGCGAGAACAACACCATCAAGATCTGCGACGTCCCGAACAAGGGCGTCACGGTCCAGCGTGGTCACACCCTGGACGGTCTCGGTAAGTACTACCGCATGACCATCGAGGAGTCCGCCGAGGCGCCGGTCGACGTCGTCCAGATCCTCAAGGACAAGCAGGTCGACGTCCTCATCTGCTACCTGCCCGTCGGTTCCGAGGACGCGGCGAAGTTCTACGCCCAGTGCGCCATCGACGCCAAGGTCGCCTTCGTCAACGCCCTCCCGGTCTTCATCGCCGGCACCAAGGAGTGGGCGGACAAGTTCACCGAGGCCGGTGTCCCGATCGTCGGCGACGACATCAAGTCGCAGGTCGGCGCGACCATCACGCACCGTGTGATGGCGAAGCTGTTCGAGGACCGCGGTGTCCGTCTCGAGCGCACCATGCAGCTCAACGTCGGCGGCAACATGGACTTCAAGAACATGCTGGAGCGCGACCGCCTCGAGTCCAAGAAGATCTCGAAGACGCAGGCCGTCACCTCGCAGATCCCCGACCGCGACCTGGGCGAGAAGAACGTCCACATCGGTCCCTCGGACTACGTGGCCTGGCTCGACGACCGCAAGTGGGCCTACGTCCGCCTCGAGGGCCGTGCCTTCGGTGACGTTCCGCTGAACCTGGAGTACAAGCTCGAGGTCTGGGACTCCCCGAACTCGGCGGGTGTCATCATCGACGCCCTGCGCGCCGCGAAGATCGCCAAGGACCGCGGCATCGGCGGCCCGATCCTGTCGGCGTCGTCCTACTTCATGAAGTCCCCGCCGGTCCAGTACTTCGACGACGAGGCCTTCGCCAACGTCGAGAAGTTCATCCAGGGCGAGGTCGAGCGCTAGAAAGACAGGCGCCGAGCGCCGGCCGCCACGGTTCGCAGTGCCCGTAGGACAAGGCGCCGCGGGCCGACGGGACGCCGCGCGCACAGCGTCGAGGGGCTCTTCGCTCCTGCCCGTCGAGGGTCCCCGGGTCACTCACCCGGGGACCTTCCTCGTATGTGAGGCTGTGCCCCATGGCCGTCGTGCGTGATCTGCGCGTCCTCCTGCGCGTCCAGAACTTCAGACGTCTGCTCGGGATCCGCCTGCTGTCCCAGGGCGCCGACGGGGTCTTCCAGATCGCGCTCGCCACCTACGTCGTCTTCTCCCCGGAGAAACAGACCTCGGCTGCCTCGATCGCCTCGGCGATGGCCGTCCTGCTCCTCCCGTACTCCCTCATCGGCCCC
It encodes:
- a CDS encoding PadR family transcriptional regulator, with the translated sequence MSRRSGILEFAVLGLLRESPMHGYELRKRLNTSLGVFRAFSYGTLYPCLKTLVANGWLIEESGNTPEDALAAPLAGRRAKIVYRLTAEGKEHFEELLSQTGPDAYEDEHFAARFAFFGQTSRDVRMRVLEGRRSRLEERLEKMRASLARTRERLDDYTLELQRHGMESVEREVRWLNELIESERAGRDVKGSATEDTSRGASDGPAPQHSTSGETGGLPRHRDDSRPDPSDDTTT
- a CDS encoding inositol-3-phosphate synthase, producing the protein MGSVRVAIVGVGNCAASLVQGVEYYKDADPATKVPGLMHVKFGDYHVGDVEFVAAFDVDAKKVGLDLSDAIGASENNTIKICDVPNKGVTVQRGHTLDGLGKYYRMTIEESAEAPVDVVQILKDKQVDVLICYLPVGSEDAAKFYAQCAIDAKVAFVNALPVFIAGTKEWADKFTEAGVPIVGDDIKSQVGATITHRVMAKLFEDRGVRLERTMQLNVGGNMDFKNMLERDRLESKKISKTQAVTSQIPDRDLGEKNVHIGPSDYVAWLDDRKWAYVRLEGRAFGDVPLNLEYKLEVWDSPNSAGVIIDALRAAKIAKDRGIGGPILSASSYFMKSPPVQYFDDEAFANVEKFIQGEVER